The following coding sequences lie in one Mycobacterium sp. Z3061 genomic window:
- a CDS encoding acyl-CoA synthetase: MATALTGIQQKLLRIGESARAVKRLAESGILDVRDLKSTVQAAKLSGVYGPQATMTILGGRRYATLPAIVDERGALTYEEVDHQSWALAHGLKSRGVAAGSVVGLLCRDHRGLVIAMAACGKLGARLVLMNTGFAKPQFAEVCQREGVSVVLHDSEFLGLLDALPPELPRVLVWVDEGAEVPTGAQTLDDIVAANRTDPLPPPAKSGGSVILTSGTTGLPKGAPRDSVNPLATAQIIDRIPFPRKGTMVIVSPIFHSTGWATYTVGAALGNKVVTARRFKPELTLKLVAEHRADMLVAVPTMLHRMVELPPDVIAQHDTSSLKVILVAGSALSPELSSRAQDTFGDVLYNMYGSTECAIATVATPAELRAAPGTAGRAPVTCEVVLYDEHDQRVTGPNRRGRIFVRNGAPFSGYTDGRSKQIIDGYMSSGDMGHFTEQGLLFVDGRDDDMIVSGGENVFPQEVENLLEERSDIAEVAVVGVDDVEFGKRLRAFIVSEPGATRDPAEIKQYVKNNLARHKVPRDVVFVEELPRNATGKLLRRVLVEMDVELPQ, from the coding sequence ATGGCCACCGCACTGACCGGCATTCAGCAGAAGCTGCTGCGCATCGGCGAGTCAGCGCGCGCTGTGAAGCGACTCGCCGAATCGGGCATCCTCGACGTGCGAGACCTGAAGTCGACGGTTCAAGCCGCGAAGCTTTCCGGCGTCTACGGTCCGCAGGCGACCATGACGATCCTGGGCGGCCGAAGGTATGCGACGTTGCCGGCGATCGTCGACGAGCGCGGGGCGTTGACGTACGAGGAGGTCGACCACCAGTCCTGGGCACTGGCTCACGGTTTGAAGTCTCGTGGCGTCGCGGCGGGCTCCGTCGTGGGGTTACTGTGTCGCGATCACCGCGGCCTGGTCATCGCGATGGCCGCGTGCGGCAAACTCGGCGCCCGCCTGGTGCTGATGAACACCGGATTCGCCAAGCCGCAGTTCGCCGAAGTGTGCCAGCGCGAGGGTGTGAGCGTGGTGCTGCACGACAGCGAGTTCCTCGGGCTGCTCGACGCCCTGCCTCCCGAGCTGCCGAGGGTGCTGGTCTGGGTCGACGAGGGCGCCGAGGTGCCGACGGGTGCGCAGACCCTCGATGACATCGTCGCGGCGAACCGCACCGATCCCCTGCCGCCACCGGCTAAATCGGGTGGGTCCGTGATTCTTACCAGCGGCACCACCGGCCTACCCAAGGGCGCGCCCCGCGACTCGGTCAATCCCCTCGCGACGGCACAGATCATCGACCGAATTCCTTTCCCGCGCAAGGGAACCATGGTCATCGTGTCGCCGATTTTTCACAGCACCGGATGGGCCACGTACACCGTCGGCGCCGCGCTGGGCAACAAGGTGGTCACCGCAAGGCGGTTCAAGCCGGAGCTCACGCTCAAGCTCGTCGCCGAGCACCGGGCCGACATGCTGGTCGCGGTCCCGACGATGCTGCACAGGATGGTCGAACTCCCGCCTGACGTCATCGCGCAGCACGACACCTCGTCTTTGAAGGTGATCCTGGTTGCCGGCTCGGCACTGAGCCCCGAGCTGTCGTCGCGGGCGCAGGACACCTTCGGTGACGTCCTCTACAACATGTACGGCTCGACGGAATGCGCCATCGCGACCGTCGCCACCCCAGCCGAGCTTCGCGCCGCGCCGGGCACCGCCGGCCGCGCTCCGGTGACCTGCGAGGTGGTGCTGTATGACGAACACGACCAACGCGTGACGGGCCCGAATCGTCGCGGGCGGATTTTCGTCCGCAATGGCGCCCCGTTTTCCGGCTACACCGATGGGCGCAGCAAGCAGATCATCGACGGCTACATGTCCAGCGGCGACATGGGCCATTTCACCGAGCAGGGCCTGCTTTTCGTCGACGGCCGCGACGACGACATGATCGTCTCGGGCGGGGAGAACGTCTTCCCGCAGGAGGTGGAGAATCTGCTCGAAGAGCGGTCAGACATCGCCGAAGTGGCTGTGGTGGGTGTCGATGATGTCGAGTTCGGAAAGCGGTTGCGCGCCTTCATCGTTTCCGAACCGGGCGCCACGCGGGATCCGGCGGAGATCAAGCAGTACGTGAAGAACAACCTCGCGCGCCACAAGGTGCCCCGCGACGTGGTATTCGTCGAAGAGCTACCCAGGAACGCGACCGGCAAGCTGCTACGCCGCGTCTTGGTGGAGATGGACGTCGAGCTGCCTCAGTGA
- a CDS encoding DUF732 domain-containing protein: MWNIAFTALLVATFVSAAVAHADSASDYVAAVTSQGVIADRDALIGAADDLCNAAVQQNQGGIFVGISPNITAAMRTQATLGFDNQQLSAVIRAARNIDCPQNGPV, encoded by the coding sequence ATGTGGAACATTGCCTTCACCGCCCTGCTGGTAGCAACATTCGTGTCAGCGGCTGTCGCGCACGCCGACAGTGCTAGCGACTACGTCGCCGCCGTCACATCACAAGGCGTCATTGCAGACCGAGATGCACTCATTGGAGCTGCAGACGACCTATGCAACGCTGCGGTGCAGCAAAACCAGGGCGGCATCTTCGTCGGCATATCCCCCAACATCACCGCAGCTATGCGCACTCAAGCCACACTTGGATTCGACAACCAACAACTCAGCGCCGTCATCCGCGCCGCGCGCAATATCGACTGCCCTCAAAACGGGCCGGTGTGA
- a CDS encoding DUF429 domain-containing protein, whose product MFFVGMDLAWGENRRTGIAVLDADGELKFVGAALHDDAIIDAVAPYVQGECLVAIDAPLIVANPTGQRAAERALNADFSRFHAGAHSANTGIPVFSSGIRGARIAEALGLDMNPSSTAARRAIEVYPHPATIALFRLGRTLKYKHKPNRSFGQLQSEQLRLIMLIEDLVGADVGMRVAGNSDWARLRRMVETATTKAELRRAEDPVDAVLCAYIGHYATERPDDVTIYGDFETGYIITPTLPSDLRPTPRQLIDEPVEAPVADPQLEGVRRAAASLEVAQAALQEAVAQLRLRGGSWTVIGDALGLPEDEARRRFG is encoded by the coding sequence GTGTTCTTCGTCGGGATGGATTTGGCGTGGGGTGAGAACAGACGAACTGGCATCGCGGTTCTCGATGCCGACGGTGAGCTGAAGTTTGTGGGAGCCGCGCTGCACGACGACGCGATCATCGACGCGGTGGCACCCTACGTTCAAGGTGAGTGTCTGGTGGCCATCGACGCCCCACTCATCGTCGCCAATCCAACTGGGCAACGGGCCGCCGAACGTGCACTCAACGCCGATTTCAGCCGCTTCCACGCCGGGGCACACTCGGCGAACACCGGTATCCCCGTCTTCTCGTCAGGTATACGTGGTGCCCGCATCGCGGAGGCCCTCGGCCTAGACATGAACCCCTCCTCGACAGCGGCCCGTCGGGCCATCGAGGTATATCCCCACCCGGCCACCATCGCTCTGTTTCGCTTAGGCCGCACCCTGAAGTACAAGCACAAGCCGAACCGCAGCTTCGGGCAGCTGCAGTCCGAGCAGCTCCGGCTGATCATGCTGATCGAGGACCTAGTCGGTGCCGATGTGGGCATGCGTGTGGCGGGAAACTCAGACTGGGCACGGCTACGTCGAATGGTTGAGACGGCCACCACCAAAGCCGAACTGCGCAGGGCCGAAGACCCTGTCGACGCGGTGCTATGTGCCTACATCGGACACTACGCCACCGAGCGGCCAGACGACGTCACGATCTACGGTGACTTCGAGACCGGCTACATCATCACACCCACGCTGCCATCTGATCTGCGTCCGACGCCACGTCAGCTTATCGACGAACCTGTTGAGGCACCGGTTGCCGACCCGCAACTCGAAGGGGTTCGTCGGGCTGCCGCAAGCCTCGAAGTTGCTCAGGCGGCTCTGCAGGAGGCAGTCGCGCAGCTTCGACTGCGAGGTGGCTCCTGGACCGTGATTGGCGATGCGTTAGGGCTGCCGGAGGACGAAGCCAGGCGGCGCTTCGGCTAG
- a CDS encoding helix-turn-helix domain-containing protein, whose product MAETYVSYDDAAAYLGVHRSTLNDWIAQGRLDRVLIDGHGYVVAETLFALKQKRSKSDNRRLSASDKAAGNPQSKRPKSGQIGSAAAELAGYTARPTPEHQLRPGRSSVNLSSEISALVRQLTRQDAATKPALFPADALQAARPGMYSWWGDDEACNVVGEAVGMHLPPLLYVGQAGATRWPSGAKSAATLLSRIGTQHIRGNARSSTFRLTVSSLLADRLSLVPVKGGKLDPNSNAQVSAWIADHLRVVIAPFDDRDALGQVEKGVVAQLDPPLNLEHCRPSQARTRLTQLRGNFRR is encoded by the coding sequence ATGGCTGAAACCTACGTCAGCTACGACGACGCGGCAGCGTATCTCGGCGTCCATCGGTCGACGCTCAACGATTGGATCGCGCAGGGTCGGCTTGACCGTGTACTTATCGACGGTCATGGCTATGTCGTCGCGGAAACGTTGTTTGCGCTCAAGCAGAAGCGGTCAAAATCCGATAACCGACGGCTGTCAGCCAGTGATAAGGCAGCAGGCAACCCACAGTCTAAGCGACCGAAGTCAGGTCAAATTGGCTCTGCCGCTGCTGAACTCGCAGGGTACACGGCTCGTCCGACTCCCGAACATCAACTTCGGCCAGGCAGGTCATCGGTCAACTTGTCATCCGAGATTTCCGCGCTTGTGCGGCAACTCACTCGCCAGGACGCTGCGACCAAACCAGCTCTATTTCCCGCCGACGCTCTTCAAGCTGCGCGCCCCGGGATGTACTCGTGGTGGGGCGATGACGAAGCATGCAATGTCGTAGGCGAGGCGGTCGGGATGCACCTGCCCCCCCTTCTGTACGTCGGGCAAGCCGGTGCCACGAGATGGCCGTCCGGCGCAAAATCGGCAGCCACCCTTCTGAGCAGGATCGGCACCCAGCACATCAGGGGCAACGCGAGGTCATCCACGTTCCGGCTCACAGTCTCTAGCCTGCTGGCTGATCGCCTGTCCCTGGTGCCGGTCAAGGGCGGGAAGCTCGATCCGAATAGCAACGCGCAGGTTTCGGCCTGGATCGCTGACCATCTTCGGGTTGTGATCGCCCCGTTTGACGACCGGGACGCGCTGGGTCAGGTAGAGAAAGGCGTTGTTGCGCAACTAGATCCGCCGCTCAATCTTGAGCACTGCCGTCCCTCGCAGGCGCGGACCCGCCTGACTCAGCTCCGTGGCAACTTTCGCCGATAG
- a CDS encoding 5-methylcytosine restriction system specificity protein McrC, which translates to MSDAIGAIGLGDLQLIVEPKIPLRHVLYLLVESNQFPRSLYERSSLGVDNNFFSLVAHWFVHTCEVLLRNGLVSDYGRVKADLPCARGRIQTVKTAQSIAAGRPSIRCQFDQFGEDTSLNRVLKAAAVRLLGMPGSPVGLRARCRRILYRLSDIGDLRTGDLVVTPDALSRRYRDAYPLALAIIASTGLDIEAGDKSTWTFLFRTPEAVEEGLRNSLRTHLDPAWKVQKTAKILLGDRNRSLNPDLVFGDNAAVGDVKYQLNPDGEIKRGHLYQVTTFATGYHAKKATVIAFGACETGEELHVGSVQVNGFNWNFDDATPEQAAKRLADTIRSWLGGCR; encoded by the coding sequence GTGTCTGACGCGATCGGAGCCATCGGGCTTGGAGACCTTCAACTTATCGTCGAACCGAAGATCCCTCTGCGGCATGTGCTCTATCTCCTGGTCGAGTCCAATCAGTTCCCACGGTCGCTATATGAACGCTCCAGCCTCGGGGTCGACAACAATTTCTTCAGCCTTGTCGCGCACTGGTTCGTTCACACCTGTGAGGTCCTGCTGAGGAACGGACTGGTCAGTGATTACGGGAGGGTCAAAGCGGACTTGCCCTGTGCGCGTGGACGGATTCAGACGGTCAAGACCGCGCAATCGATCGCTGCCGGACGTCCCTCAATTCGCTGTCAATTCGATCAGTTTGGCGAAGACACTAGCCTGAATCGCGTGTTGAAAGCAGCAGCCGTGAGACTGCTAGGGATGCCCGGTTCGCCTGTGGGTCTGCGGGCGCGCTGCCGACGAATCCTTTACCGACTCAGCGACATAGGGGACCTTCGGACAGGCGATCTCGTCGTCACACCTGATGCATTGAGCCGGCGCTATCGAGATGCTTATCCACTTGCGCTAGCCATAATTGCCAGCACTGGCCTCGATATAGAGGCAGGAGACAAGTCAACCTGGACATTCCTGTTCCGAACCCCTGAGGCGGTTGAAGAGGGTCTGCGCAATTCGCTGCGCACACACCTCGATCCAGCCTGGAAGGTCCAGAAAACAGCCAAAATCCTGCTCGGCGATCGCAACCGGAGCCTTAACCCAGACCTGGTCTTCGGCGACAACGCCGCTGTCGGCGATGTGAAGTATCAATTGAACCCCGACGGAGAAATCAAACGGGGACACCTTTACCAAGTCACTACTTTCGCTACCGGTTACCACGCAAAGAAGGCAACCGTCATCGCGTTCGGCGCATGCGAGACAGGTGAGGAATTGCACGTGGGATCAGTCCAGGTGAACGGGTTCAACTGGAACTTCGACGACGCGACACCCGAGCAAGCCGCCAAGAGACTCGCCGACACAATTCGAAGCTGGCTCGGCGGTTGCCGCTGA